A window from Sebastes fasciatus isolate fSebFas1 chromosome 22, fSebFas1.pri, whole genome shotgun sequence encodes these proteins:
- the LOC141760393 gene encoding NLR family CARD domain-containing protein 3-like isoform X11 gives MNQCEDKEEGVPPSKTTLRGDHDSQTRAQRIHQKPDCPEPEPSCVSMKSDWSKHRPPAFKDGRHSDEQRVDQESSEVLSFQSAQQHQTHLDSIFMLLEENIVTFVKNELKKIQQVVSSDYPECLESEREDEEVLDGEDEEKRRSRKEFLKITLHFLRRMKQDELADCLQSRTLAAVCQRELKSNLKKKFQCVFEGIAKAGNPTLLNQVYTELHITEGGTAEVNDEHEVRQIETASRKPHRPETTIRQEDIFKAPPGRDEPIRTVMTKGVAGIGKTVLTQKFTLDWAEDKANQDIQFTFPFTFRELNVLKEKKYSLVELVHDFFTETKEAGIYRFEKFQVVFIFDGLDECRLPLDFHNNKILTDVTESTSVDVLLTNLIRGNLLPSAHIWITTRPAAANQIPPECVDMVTEVRGFTDPQKEEYFRKRSRDEEQTRTIISHIKTSRSLHIMCHIPVFCWITSTVLEEMLKTREGGELPKTLTEMYIHFLVVQSKLKNIKYDGGAETDPLWSPESRKMIESLGKLAFDQLQKGNLIFYESDLTECGIDIRAASVYSGVFTQIFKEERGLYQDKVFCFVHLSVQEFLAALHVHLTFINSGVNLMAEEETTSQKSETHFYRSAVDKALQSPNGHLDLFLRFLLGLSLQMNQILLRGLLTQTGSSSQTNQETVQHIRKKLDEDLSAEKSINLFHCLNELNDRSLVEGIQQYLSSGRLSLYIRSPAQWSALVFILLSSGEDLDVFDLKKYSASEEALLRLLPVVKASNKALLSGCNLSERSCEALSSVLSSQSSSLRELDLSNNNLQDSGVKLLSAGLESPNCTLETLRLSGCLITEEGCSSLASALSSNPSHLRELDLSYNHPGDSGGKLLSSGLEDPHWRLDTLRVEPAGVRWLTPGLKKYSCELTLDTNTVNRRLKLSDNNRKVTRVKKVQSYPDHPDRFDSCHQLLCSTGLTGRCYWEVEWRGEVSISVSYRGISRRGLGKDCWFGRNDHSWSLNCFDGHDYSVWHNNRDTPIITSTSSSSSSSSSSSSSSSSSSFSGRVAVYVDCPAGTLSFYSISSDTLIHLHTFNTTFTEPLYPGFRFGFWSDSVSSVSLCSPH, from the exons ctgctggaggagaacATCGTCACTTTTGTGAAGAACGAGCTGAAGAAGATCCAGCAGGTTGTAAGTTCAGATTACCCAGAATGCCtagagagtgagagggaggatgaggaggtgtTGGACGGTGAGgatgaagagaagaggaggagcagaaaggAATTTCTGAAGATCACACTGCACTTCCTGAGGAGAATGAAGCAGGACGAGCTGGCTGACTGTCTGCAGAGCA GAACTcttgctgcagtttgtcagcgTGAACTCAAATCTAACCTGAAGAAGAAgttccagtgtgtgtttgaggggaTCGCTAAAGCAGGAAACCCAACCCTTCTGAATCAGGTCTACACAGAGCTCCACATCACAGAGGGAGGGACTGCAGAGGTCAATGATGAACATGAGGTCAGACAGATTGAAACAGCATCCAGGAAACCACACAGACCAGAGACAACAATCAGACAAGAAGACATCTTTAAAGCCCCACCTGGAAGAGatgaaccaatcagaacagtgatGACGAAGGGAGTGGCTGGCATCGGGAAAACAGTCTTAAcacagaagttcactctggactgggctgaAGACAAAGCCAACCAGGACATACAGTTCACATTTCCATTCACTTTCAGAGAGCTGAATGTGCTGAAAGAGAAAAAGTACAGCTTGGTGGAGCTTGTTCATGACTTCTTTACTGAAACCAAAGAAGCAGGAATCTACAGGTTTGAAAAGTTCCAGGttgtgttcatctttgacggtcTGGATGAGTGTCGACTTCCTCTGGACTTCCACAACAACAAGATCCTGACTGATGTCACAGAGTCCACCTCAGTGGATGTGCTGCTGACAAACCTCATCAGGGGGAACCTGCTTCCCTCTGCTCACATCTGGATAACCAcacgacctgcagcagccaatcagatccctcctgagtgtgttgacatggtgacagaggtcagaggcTTCACCGACccacagaaggaggagtacttcaggaagAGATCCAGAGACGAGGAGCAGACCAGAACAATCATCTCCCACATCAAGACATCACgaagcctccacatcatgtgccaCATCCcggtcttctgctggatcacgtCTACAGTTCTGGAGGAGATGTTGAAgaccagagagggaggagagctgcccaagaccctgactgagaTGTACATTCACTTCCTGGTGGTTCAGTCCAAACTGAAGAACATCAAGTATGATGGAGGAGCTGAGACAGATCCACTCTGGAGTCCAGAGAGCAGGAAGATGATTGAGTCTCTGGGAAAACTGGCTTTTGATCAGCTGCAGAAAGGCAACCTGATCTTCTATGAATCCGACCTGACAGAGTGTGGCATTGATATCAGAGCAGCCTCAGTGTACTCAGGAGTGTTCACACAGATCtttaaagaggagagaggactgtACCAGGACAAGGTGTTCTGCTTCGTCCATCTGAgtgttcaggagtttctggctgctcTTCATGTCCATCTGACGTTCATCAACTCTGGAGTCAATCTGAtggcagaagaagaaacaaccTCCCAGAAGTCTGAGACACACTTCTACCGGAGTGCTGTGGACAAGGCCTTGCAGAGTCCAAATGGACACCTGGACTTGTTCCTCCGCTTCCTCCTGGGTCTTTCGCTGCAGATGAATCAGATTCTCCTACGAGGCCTGctgacacagacaggaagtagctCACAGACCAATCAGGAAACAGTCCAGCACATCAGGAAGAAGCTCGATGAGGATCTCTCTGCAGAGAAAAGCATCAATCTGTTCCACTGTCTGAATGAACTGAATGATCGTTCTCTGGTGGAGGGGATCCAACAGTACCTGAGTTCAGGACGTCTCTCCCTATATATACGGTCTCCTGCTCAGTGGTCAGCTCTGGTCTTCATCTTACTGTCATCAGGAGAAGATCTGGACGTGTTTGACCTGAAGAAATACTCTGCTTCAGAGGAGGCTCTTCTGAGGCTGCTGCCAGTGGTCAAAGCCTCCAACAAAGCTCT ACTGAGTGGCTGTAACCTCTCAGAGAGAAGCTGTGAGGCTCTGTCCTCAGTCCTCAGCTCCCAGTCCTCtagtctgagagagctggacctgagtaacaacaacctgcaggattcaggagtgaagctgttgtcagctggactggagagtccaaactgtacTCTGGAAACTCTCAG GCTGTCAGGCTGTCTGATCACAGAGGAAGGCTGttcttctctggcctcagctctgagctccaacccctcccatctgagagagctggacctgagctaCAACCATCCAGGAGACTCCGGAGGGAAGCTGCTGTCTTCTGGACTGGAGGATCCACACTGGAGACTGGACACTCTCAG GGTGGAGCCTGCTGGAGTCCGATGGTTGACACCCGGTCTGAAGAAGT ATTCCTGTGAACTCACACTCGACACAAACACAGTGAACAGAAGGCTCAAACTGTCTGACAACAACAGGAAGGTGACACGTGTGAAGAAGGTTCAGTCGTATCCTGATCATCCAGACAGATTTGACTCGTGTCATCAGCTGCTGTGTAGTACTGGTCTGACTGGtcgctgttactgggaggtcgagtggagaggagaggtttCTATATCAGTGAGTTACAGAGGAATCAGCAGGAGAGGACTCGGTAAAGACTGTTGGTTTGGAAGGAATGATCATTCCTGGAGTCTGAACTGCTTTGATGGTCATGATTACTCTGTCTGGCACAATAACAGAGACACACCCATcatcacctccacctcctcctcctcctcctcctcctcctcctcctcctcctcctcctcctcctcctccttctctggtAGAGTAGCAGTGTATGTAGACTGTCCTGCTGGcactctgtccttctacagcatCTCCTCTGACACACTGATCCACCTCCACACCTTCAACACCACATTCACTGAACCTCTTTATCCTGGGTTTAGGTTTGGGTTTTGGTCTGATTCTGTTtcttcagtgtctctgtgttctcCTCACTGA
- the LOC141760393 gene encoding NLR family CARD domain-containing protein 3-like isoform X6, producing MSQCEDKEEGVPPSKTTLRGDHDSQTRAQRIHQEPDSPEPEPSCVSMKSDWSMGHPQAFKDGHHSDEQRRKLEKPEPEPSCVSMKSDWSMGHPVAFKDGRHSVEQRVDQESTEVPSFQSAQQNQTHLDSIFMLLEENIVTFVKNELKKIQQVVSSDYPECLESEREDEEVLDGEDEEKRRSRKEFLKITLHFLRRMKQDELADCLQSRTLAAVCQRELKSNLKKKFQCVFEGIAKAGNPTLLNQVYTELHITEGGTAEVNDEHEVRQIETASRKPHRPETTIRQEDIFKAPPGRDEPIRTVMTKGVAGIGKTVLTQKFTLDWAEDKANQDIQFTFPFTFRELNVLKEKKYSLVELVHDFFTETKEAGIYRFEKFQVVFIFDGLDECRLPLDFHNNKILTDVTESTSVDVLLTNLIRGNLLPSAHIWITTRPAAANQIPPECVDMVTEVRGFTDPQKEEYFRKRSRDEEQTRTIISHIKTSRSLHIMCHIPVFCWITSTVLEEMLKTREGGELPKTLTEMYIHFLVVQSKLKNIKYDGGAETDPLWSPESRKMIESLGKLAFDQLQKGNLIFYESDLTECGIDIRAASVYSGVFTQIFKEERGLYQDKVFCFVHLSVQEFLAALHVHLTFINSGVNLMAEEETTSQKSETHFYRSAVDKALQSPNGHLDLFLRFLLGLSLQMNQILLRGLLTQTGSSSQTNQETVQHIRKKLDEDLSAEKSINLFHCLNELNDRSLVEGIQQYLSSGRLSLYIRSPAQWSALVFILLSSGEDLDVFDLKKYSASEEALLRLLPVVKASNKALLSGCNLSERSCEALSSVLSSQSSSLRELDLSNNNLQDSGVKLLSAGLESPNCTLETLRLSGCLITEEGCSSLASALSSNPSHLRELDLSYNHPGDSGGKLLSSGLEDPHWRLDTLRVEPAGVRWLTPGLKKYSCELTLDTNTVNRRLKLSDNNRKVTRVKKVQSYPDHPDRFDSCHQLLCSTGLTGRCYWEVEWRGEVSISVSYRGISRRGLGKDCWFGRNDHSWSLNCFDGHDYSVWHNNRDTPIITSTSSSSSSSSSSSSSSSSSSFSGRVAVYVDCPAGTLSFYSISSDTLIHLHTFNTTFTEPLYPGFRFGFWSDSVSSVSLCSPH from the exons AGTGGACCAGGAGAGTACGGAGGTTCCCAGTTTTCAGTCTGCCCAGCAGAATCAAACACACCTGGACTCCATATTTATG ctgctggaggagaacATCGTCACTTTTGTGAAGAACGAGCTGAAGAAGATCCAGCAGGTTGTAAGTTCAGATTACCCAGAATGCCtagagagtgagagggaggatgaggaggtgtTGGACGGTGAGgatgaagagaagaggaggagcagaaaggAATTTCTGAAGATCACACTGCACTTCCTGAGGAGAATGAAGCAGGACGAGCTGGCTGACTGTCTGCAGAGCA GAACTcttgctgcagtttgtcagcgTGAACTCAAATCTAACCTGAAGAAGAAgttccagtgtgtgtttgaggggaTCGCTAAAGCAGGAAACCCAACCCTTCTGAATCAGGTCTACACAGAGCTCCACATCACAGAGGGAGGGACTGCAGAGGTCAATGATGAACATGAGGTCAGACAGATTGAAACAGCATCCAGGAAACCACACAGACCAGAGACAACAATCAGACAAGAAGACATCTTTAAAGCCCCACCTGGAAGAGatgaaccaatcagaacagtgatGACGAAGGGAGTGGCTGGCATCGGGAAAACAGTCTTAAcacagaagttcactctggactgggctgaAGACAAAGCCAACCAGGACATACAGTTCACATTTCCATTCACTTTCAGAGAGCTGAATGTGCTGAAAGAGAAAAAGTACAGCTTGGTGGAGCTTGTTCATGACTTCTTTACTGAAACCAAAGAAGCAGGAATCTACAGGTTTGAAAAGTTCCAGGttgtgttcatctttgacggtcTGGATGAGTGTCGACTTCCTCTGGACTTCCACAACAACAAGATCCTGACTGATGTCACAGAGTCCACCTCAGTGGATGTGCTGCTGACAAACCTCATCAGGGGGAACCTGCTTCCCTCTGCTCACATCTGGATAACCAcacgacctgcagcagccaatcagatccctcctgagtgtgttgacatggtgacagaggtcagaggcTTCACCGACccacagaaggaggagtacttcaggaagAGATCCAGAGACGAGGAGCAGACCAGAACAATCATCTCCCACATCAAGACATCACgaagcctccacatcatgtgccaCATCCcggtcttctgctggatcacgtCTACAGTTCTGGAGGAGATGTTGAAgaccagagagggaggagagctgcccaagaccctgactgagaTGTACATTCACTTCCTGGTGGTTCAGTCCAAACTGAAGAACATCAAGTATGATGGAGGAGCTGAGACAGATCCACTCTGGAGTCCAGAGAGCAGGAAGATGATTGAGTCTCTGGGAAAACTGGCTTTTGATCAGCTGCAGAAAGGCAACCTGATCTTCTATGAATCCGACCTGACAGAGTGTGGCATTGATATCAGAGCAGCCTCAGTGTACTCAGGAGTGTTCACACAGATCtttaaagaggagagaggactgtACCAGGACAAGGTGTTCTGCTTCGTCCATCTGAgtgttcaggagtttctggctgctcTTCATGTCCATCTGACGTTCATCAACTCTGGAGTCAATCTGAtggcagaagaagaaacaaccTCCCAGAAGTCTGAGACACACTTCTACCGGAGTGCTGTGGACAAGGCCTTGCAGAGTCCAAATGGACACCTGGACTTGTTCCTCCGCTTCCTCCTGGGTCTTTCGCTGCAGATGAATCAGATTCTCCTACGAGGCCTGctgacacagacaggaagtagctCACAGACCAATCAGGAAACAGTCCAGCACATCAGGAAGAAGCTCGATGAGGATCTCTCTGCAGAGAAAAGCATCAATCTGTTCCACTGTCTGAATGAACTGAATGATCGTTCTCTGGTGGAGGGGATCCAACAGTACCTGAGTTCAGGACGTCTCTCCCTATATATACGGTCTCCTGCTCAGTGGTCAGCTCTGGTCTTCATCTTACTGTCATCAGGAGAAGATCTGGACGTGTTTGACCTGAAGAAATACTCTGCTTCAGAGGAGGCTCTTCTGAGGCTGCTGCCAGTGGTCAAAGCCTCCAACAAAGCTCT ACTGAGTGGCTGTAACCTCTCAGAGAGAAGCTGTGAGGCTCTGTCCTCAGTCCTCAGCTCCCAGTCCTCtagtctgagagagctggacctgagtaacaacaacctgcaggattcaggagtgaagctgttgtcagctggactggagagtccaaactgtacTCTGGAAACTCTCAG GCTGTCAGGCTGTCTGATCACAGAGGAAGGCTGttcttctctggcctcagctctgagctccaacccctcccatctgagagagctggacctgagctaCAACCATCCAGGAGACTCCGGAGGGAAGCTGCTGTCTTCTGGACTGGAGGATCCACACTGGAGACTGGACACTCTCAG GGTGGAGCCTGCTGGAGTCCGATGGTTGACACCCGGTCTGAAGAAGT ATTCCTGTGAACTCACACTCGACACAAACACAGTGAACAGAAGGCTCAAACTGTCTGACAACAACAGGAAGGTGACACGTGTGAAGAAGGTTCAGTCGTATCCTGATCATCCAGACAGATTTGACTCGTGTCATCAGCTGCTGTGTAGTACTGGTCTGACTGGtcgctgttactgggaggtcgagtggagaggagaggtttCTATATCAGTGAGTTACAGAGGAATCAGCAGGAGAGGACTCGGTAAAGACTGTTGGTTTGGAAGGAATGATCATTCCTGGAGTCTGAACTGCTTTGATGGTCATGATTACTCTGTCTGGCACAATAACAGAGACACACCCATcatcacctccacctcctcctcctcctcctcctcctcctcctcctcctcctcctcctcctcctcctccttctctggtAGAGTAGCAGTGTATGTAGACTGTCCTGCTGGcactctgtccttctacagcatCTCCTCTGACACACTGATCCACCTCCACACCTTCAACACCACATTCACTGAACCTCTTTATCCTGGGTTTAGGTTTGGGTTTTGGTCTGATTCTGTTtcttcagtgtctctgtgttctcCTCACTGA